A DNA window from Onthophagus taurus isolate NC chromosome 1, IU_Otau_3.0, whole genome shotgun sequence contains the following coding sequences:
- the LOC139428879 gene encoding uncharacterized protein → MSSDIKRKLAEELHKPAGIHFKRRHVLTKGINDLYQADLVEMIPYARQNSGYRYILVVIDVFSKYAWAVPVKTKSGKDVTKAMKSILKDANVPKNLQTDQGKEFYNKDFMSLMSKLKINHYSTFSSLKASIVERLNRTLKGMKPIEADEEKLLRTVYNRKTHYQSQTLHTKFHLNDFVRISKHRGVFTKGYTPNWSNEAFKIVKIQYSNPVTYLLQDLKGDDIKGAFYTEELQRTHYPDIQLIEKILKRKGNRILTDKVTLSVDASSKGLGACVMQNNKPVAYASKVLIEAQQRYAQIEKELLAVVFGCEKYKQYIYGQNIIIETDHKPLYRQFSEDLLS, encoded by the exons ATGTCCTctgatattaaaagaaaattagctGAAGAACTTCATAAACCTGCTggaatacattttaaaagaagacATGTACTTACTAAAGGGATAAATGATTTATACCAGGCTGATTTAGTAGAGATGATACCTTATGCACGACAAAATAGTGGTTATCGTTATATACTCGTTGTAATTGATGTCTTTAGCAAATATGCATGGGCTGTTCCGGTAAAAACTAAATCAGGTAAAGATGTTACTAAAGCaatgaaaagtattttaaaggatGCAAACGTACCAAAAAACCTTCAAACCGATCAAGGAAAagagttttataataaagattttatgtcACTTatgagtaaattaaaaattaatcattactcTACGTTTAGCTCGTTAAAAGCATCTATCGTTGAACGTTTAAATAGAACTTTAAAAG GTATGAAACCAATAGAGGCGGATGAGGAAAAGCTATTGCGTACTgtttataatagaaaaacaCATTATCAAAGTCAAACattacatacaaaatttcatttgaatgACTTTGTAAGAATATCTAAACATCGTGGTGTGTTCACCAAAGGGTATACTCCTAACTGGAGCAATGAagcttttaaaattgttaagattCAATATAGTAATCCAGTGACGTATTTATTACAAGATTTGAAAGGTGATGACATTAAAGGAGCTTTCTATACTGAAGAATTACAACGGACTCATTATCCTGACATACAGTTGATTGAAAAGATTCTAAAACGGAAAGGAAACAGAAT TCTGACAGATAAAGTTACTTTATCAGTAGACGCTAGTTCTAAAGGATTAGGCGCATGTGTTATGCAAAACAATAAACCAGTTGCTTATGCATCAAAAGTTTTGATTGAAGCACAGCAAAGATATgctcaaattgaaaaagaattattagcGGTAGTGTTTGGTtgtgaaaaatataaacaatatatttatggacaaaatataataatcgaAACGGATCATAAGCCATTATAT c